From a region of the Constantimarinum furrinae genome:
- the fabG gene encoding 3-oxoacyl-ACP reductase FabG has product MKYALVTGGSRGIGRAISLQLAQDLGYHILINYHSNKDAALETLKQLENTGNKGTLLAFDVSNYDEVQTALSQFQKENENAVIEVIVNNAGIVKDDLFMWMKPEDWHNVIKTSVNGFYNVTSLLTEKLILNRYGRIINIVSLSGLKGTSGQTNYSAAKGAVIAATRSLAQELAKKKITVNAVAPGFIATDMTSELDEKELKKLVPMQRFGKSEEVAHVVSFLASEKASYITGEVINVNGGIYS; this is encoded by the coding sequence ATGAAATATGCTTTAGTCACAGGAGGATCACGCGGAATTGGTCGCGCCATTAGTCTGCAACTCGCCCAGGATCTGGGATATCATATTCTAATCAATTATCACTCAAACAAGGATGCGGCATTGGAAACCCTTAAGCAATTGGAGAATACAGGAAATAAAGGGACGCTCTTAGCCTTCGATGTTTCCAACTACGATGAGGTACAAACGGCCTTATCTCAATTTCAGAAGGAAAATGAAAATGCAGTAATTGAGGTGATCGTAAACAATGCGGGAATCGTAAAAGATGACCTTTTTATGTGGATGAAGCCGGAGGATTGGCATAACGTGATCAAGACCAGTGTAAATGGTTTTTATAATGTTACAAGTCTACTAACTGAAAAACTGATCCTGAATCGATACGGACGGATCATAAATATTGTCTCTCTATCCGGTTTAAAAGGTACGTCGGGTCAAACGAATTATTCGGCTGCCAAGGGGGCCGTCATTGCAGCAACGCGATCGCTGGCTCAGGAACTAGCCAAAAAGAAAATTACCGTTAATGCTGTGGCTCCCGGTTTTATTGCTACCGATATGACCAGTGAGCTGGATGAAAAGGAGTTGAAAAAACTGGTGCCCATGCAACGATTCGGGAAATCTGAAGAAGTAGCACATGTGGTATCATTTCTGGCTTCTGAAAAAGCATCCTACATTACCGGTGAGGTAATTAATGTGAACGGAGGAATCTACTCTTAA
- a CDS encoding LpxL/LpxP family acyltransferase, with the protein MAAEWDGKSRGTVLGFKIFIFFIKHFGVNAAYALMHLPIPYFYVFSRKNVRGLFYYFRRRLKYSRFKTFISVYKTYYVFGQTLIDKIAISSGLRNKYTYEFDGEEKLKEVLDMGKGGILISAHMGNFELAQYFFKDRVTKKAISIVITDQDHKEIKEYLDQFLKKDRAHFIIIQDDMSHIFEINAALAQNRIICIAGDRYLNVNKCMEAELLGATAKFPMGPFHMATRLQTPVLFVYVLREPKKHYHLYARRIEIDSNDPQVLLNTFTNHLERVVRKYPLQWFNFYDFWDDKQNRRSA; encoded by the coding sequence ATGGCAGCAGAATGGGATGGGAAATCCAGAGGAACCGTACTCGGATTCAAAATTTTTATATTCTTTATAAAGCATTTTGGCGTTAATGCCGCCTATGCTCTTATGCATCTGCCTATTCCGTATTTCTATGTTTTTTCGAGAAAGAATGTACGGGGATTATTTTATTATTTTCGAAGACGATTAAAATATTCCCGATTTAAGACTTTTATAAGTGTCTATAAAACCTATTATGTCTTCGGACAAACACTTATCGATAAAATAGCGATCTCTTCAGGCTTGCGAAATAAATATACTTACGAGTTCGACGGAGAAGAAAAACTGAAGGAAGTTCTCGATATGGGTAAAGGCGGAATTCTCATTAGCGCTCATATGGGAAATTTCGAACTGGCACAGTATTTTTTTAAAGACAGAGTAACCAAAAAAGCCATAAGCATTGTCATCACCGACCAGGATCACAAGGAGATCAAAGAATACCTCGATCAGTTTTTAAAGAAGGACAGAGCACATTTTATAATCATTCAAGACGATATGTCTCATATTTTTGAAATTAATGCTGCCCTCGCTCAAAATCGAATTATTTGTATCGCCGGCGATCGTTATCTGAATGTCAATAAATGTATGGAAGCCGAATTATTAGGAGCCACGGCAAAATTCCCAATGGGACCATTCCATATGGCGACCCGCTTACAAACTCCGGTATTGTTTGTTTATGTGCTTAGGGAACCGAAAAAACACTATCATTTGTATGCCCGAAGAATAGAGATAGACAGTAATGATCCGCAGGTTTTACTAAATACATTTACAAATCATCTGGAACGGGTTGTTAGAAAATATCCTTTGCAATGGTTTAATTTTTATGATTTTTGGGATGATAAACAAAATCGCAGATCGGCATGA
- a CDS encoding acyl-CoA thioesterase yields MSKSTSHNSKLKNTHEIRVRFNETDPLGIVWHGYYIQYFEEGREAFGREHGISYLDIKAEGYVCPIVRTTMEHKLPLRYGDVATIETVFIPSEAAKMIFRYNIFNENKELVCHGETIQVFTTSGNMELALLNPAFYKRWKHKMGL; encoded by the coding sequence ATGAGCAAATCGACTTCCCATAATAGTAAGCTGAAGAATACTCATGAGATCCGGGTACGATTTAATGAAACCGATCCTCTGGGAATCGTTTGGCATGGCTATTATATTCAATACTTCGAGGAAGGCCGCGAAGCTTTTGGGCGGGAACACGGGATATCCTATCTGGATATTAAAGCCGAAGGGTATGTATGTCCGATCGTAAGAACCACCATGGAACACAAACTACCCTTACGTTACGGTGATGTGGCGACTATCGAAACTGTGTTTATCCCTTCGGAAGCGGCAAAAATGATCTTTCGGTATAATATTTTTAATGAAAACAAAGAACTAGTTTGTCATGGCGAAACTATTCAGGTTTTTACAACATCCGGAAATATGGAGTTGGCATTGCTCAATCCCGCTTTTTACAAACGATGGAAACATAAAATGGGTCTGTAA
- a CDS encoding beta-ketoacyl-[acyl-carrier-protein] synthase family protein, with protein MKKAYLSYNSIISNLGFDSKEVVEKIKNEVSGIHIENDPQLFNEPCYASVIPSEKLHLEFQKLSSDNGYSRLEKMLLLALSQVISSSKISLNSRVGLILSTTKGNIDSLENDSESKSAYLSQLSSVLKIFFGFNTEPLVLSNACVSGLLGIVTAKRFIEQGRYDHVFVVGGDIISEFVLSGFNSFQAMSKFPCKPYSKHRDGITLGEVAACVLVTSERENLPNEAVQILGEGSRNDANHISGPSRTGEGLVRSVQSAMSEANLTEKDIDYISAHGTATAFNDEMEAIAFNRLEMEHIPLNSFKGYFGHTLGASGLVETIVGMHSLQQNTCFASLGFDEIGLSKPLNIIEKTTPKPLTVFLKTSSGFGGCNTAAIFQKVTQ; from the coding sequence ATGAAAAAAGCATACCTGTCATATAATAGTATTATTTCCAATCTGGGCTTCGACAGTAAGGAGGTGGTTGAAAAGATAAAAAATGAGGTTTCGGGAATACATATTGAAAATGATCCTCAGCTTTTTAATGAACCATGCTATGCTTCTGTTATCCCTTCTGAAAAACTGCATCTGGAATTTCAAAAATTGAGTTCTGATAACGGTTACAGCCGACTCGAAAAAATGTTGCTGCTTGCATTGTCACAAGTGATCTCCAGCTCTAAAATTTCACTGAATTCTAGAGTAGGATTGATTCTGTCTACCACCAAAGGAAATATTGACAGTCTGGAGAATGATAGTGAATCGAAGAGTGCTTATTTATCGCAGTTGTCTTCAGTTTTAAAGATTTTTTTCGGGTTTAATACAGAACCATTAGTACTTTCCAATGCCTGTGTTTCAGGATTACTCGGAATAGTGACTGCCAAACGATTCATCGAGCAGGGTAGGTATGATCATGTATTTGTGGTGGGTGGAGATATTATTTCCGAATTTGTGCTTTCGGGTTTTAATTCCTTTCAGGCGATGAGTAAATTTCCCTGCAAACCATACAGCAAGCACAGAGATGGTATAACATTGGGAGAAGTTGCTGCCTGCGTATTGGTTACTTCAGAAAGAGAAAACCTCCCGAATGAAGCAGTGCAAATCCTTGGGGAGGGCTCACGCAATGATGCCAATCATATTTCCGGACCCTCGAGAACCGGAGAAGGTTTAGTCCGATCGGTGCAATCGGCCATGAGCGAAGCAAATCTAACCGAAAAAGATATCGACTATATTTCGGCTCACGGAACGGCAACGGCATTTAATGACGAAATGGAAGCCATAGCTTTCAACCGTTTGGAGATGGAGCATATTCCTTTAAACAGTTTTAAGGGATATTTTGGGCATACTTTGGGTGCTTCAGGTCTGGTCGAAACTATAGTAGGGATGCACTCCCTTCAGCAAAACACCTGTTTTGCATCTCTGGGATTTGATGAGATCGGACTCTCAAAGCCACTGAATATCATAGAAAAAACAACACCCAAGCCGTTAACCGTATTCTTGAAGACATCATCGGGTTTTGGAGGATGTAACACCGCAGCGATCTTTCAGAAAGTAACGCAATGA
- a CDS encoding methyltransferase, which yields MIKKPKRAIDALQEAQTIAFAPFVFQTAVSLKRLGVFNYIFENREKGGVGIDEIASQLSISEYGIGVLLEMAESSGLVTQNEAYKYELTKTGYFLNYDKTVNVNLNFTHDVCYKGLFHLEDAIKTGTPSGLKELGDWKTIYDGLSQLPEQVQRSWFDFDHHYSDDIFTEALDKVLASKPKLLFDIGGNTGKFAICCCKRDPDIHIKIIDLPGQLNKALQNAKKHGMETRISGQEINWLDSDPQIPAGADTIWMSQFLDCFSEEEILKILRSCVASMDHNTELYITETFTDRQKFDNAKFVLEATSIYFTALANGNSKMYPSTVMIDLVEKAGLSLVEDVPLGEFHTILVCKKKD from the coding sequence ATGATAAAAAAACCTAAAAGAGCCATCGACGCATTACAGGAAGCACAGACTATTGCTTTTGCTCCATTTGTATTTCAAACAGCCGTTTCACTGAAAAGACTTGGAGTCTTCAACTATATTTTTGAGAACCGGGAGAAGGGCGGCGTGGGGATTGATGAAATTGCATCCCAATTATCAATTAGTGAATACGGAATTGGGGTATTGCTGGAGATGGCTGAAAGCTCGGGTCTTGTGACCCAAAATGAAGCCTATAAATACGAACTCACAAAAACCGGATATTTTTTAAATTATGATAAAACCGTAAACGTCAATTTAAATTTTACTCATGATGTCTGCTATAAAGGACTGTTTCACTTGGAGGACGCTATCAAAACGGGAACACCGTCCGGCTTAAAGGAGTTGGGCGACTGGAAGACGATTTACGACGGACTCTCACAGCTACCGGAACAGGTTCAGCGTTCTTGGTTCGATTTCGATCATCACTATTCAGACGATATTTTTACCGAAGCGCTCGACAAGGTTCTTGCTTCTAAACCAAAATTGTTGTTCGATATAGGTGGAAATACCGGGAAATTCGCTATTTGCTGCTGTAAGAGAGACCCCGACATTCATATCAAGATCATCGATCTGCCCGGGCAATTGAATAAGGCCCTTCAGAATGCAAAAAAGCATGGAATGGAAACCCGCATTTCGGGACAGGAGATCAATTGGCTTGATAGTGATCCGCAGATTCCTGCTGGGGCTGATACGATATGGATGAGTCAGTTTTTGGATTGTTTTTCTGAAGAAGAGATCTTAAAAATTTTGAGAAGCTGTGTGGCGTCCATGGATCACAACACCGAATTATATATTACCGAAACTTTTACCGACCGACAGAAGTTCGACAATGCAAAATTTGTATTGGAAGCGACATCGATCTATTTTACGGCCTTGGCAAATGGAAACAGTAAAATGTACCCTTCAACGGTGATGATCGATCTGGTTGAAAAAGCCGGGCTTTCGCTTGTAGAAGATGTACCGTTGGGTGAATTTCATACAATTTTAGTGTGTAAAAAGAAAGACTAA
- a CDS encoding 3-oxoacyl-ACP synthase: MYLNGAEIFYSEQSNFALFAKDAYNELGIKYARFFKMDNLSKLAFLGAELILKRTDTTSEDIAMIFANRASSLDTDRKHQQSISNKEHYFPSPSVFVYTLPNICIGEICIRHKQFSENSFFIFDSFNAQPLFDQVNSLLEMKKASKALCGWVEFDNENYEAFLYLVEKTGDRPHTIDEINRLYTT, translated from the coding sequence TTGTACCTAAATGGTGCAGAGATATTTTATAGCGAGCAATCAAATTTTGCGCTATTTGCCAAAGATGCTTATAATGAACTCGGAATAAAATATGCTCGTTTCTTCAAGATGGACAACCTAAGTAAACTCGCATTTCTCGGTGCGGAGCTCATCCTGAAGAGAACGGATACCACTTCTGAAGATATTGCCATGATATTTGCAAATCGGGCTTCCAGTCTGGATACCGATCGAAAACACCAACAGAGTATTTCAAATAAAGAGCATTACTTCCCCAGTCCGTCGGTGTTTGTCTATACCCTTCCCAACATTTGCATAGGTGAGATATGTATACGGCATAAGCAATTTTCCGAGAATAGTTTTTTTATATTTGACAGCTTTAATGCTCAACCGTTATTCGATCAGGTGAACAGCCTTCTGGAGATGAAAAAAGCCTCGAAAGCACTGTGTGGCTGGGTTGAATTTGATAATGAGAATTATGAGGCATTTTTGTATCTCGTTGAAAAAACAGGAGATCGGCCGCATACAATAGATGAAATAAACAGATTATATACCACCTAA
- a CDS encoding phosphopantetheine-binding protein, translating into MTELKQELKENIIELLNLEDIAVDEIADDDALFGDGLGLDSIDALELIVMLDKDYGIKLTDPKEGKEIFQSITVLANYIAKHRTK; encoded by the coding sequence ATGACTGAATTAAAACAAGAACTGAAGGAAAATATTATTGAACTGTTGAACCTTGAAGACATTGCAGTAGATGAAATTGCCGATGACGACGCTTTATTTGGAGACGGTCTGGGGTTGGATTCCATAGACGCTCTGGAATTGATCGTAATGTTGGATAAGGATTACGGAATAAAATTAACCGACCCCAAAGAAGGAAAAGAGATCTTTCAGTCAATTACGGTTTTAGCAAATTACATTGCCAAGCACAGGACAAAATAG
- a CDS encoding beta-ketoacyl-[acyl-carrier-protein] synthase family protein codes for MPSTGQNRETRAVAITGMGIISAIGNTVAENLSGLRSSASGIGNLEHITTSHASEIKVGEVKMTNAELASMLHLTEEHNYTRTALLGAIAAKEALHNSGADLKDTLRTGLISSTTVGGMDMTEKYFKEFTSRPGTRKYINSHLAGDSTQKIAAQLGITGFVTTVSTACSSAANAIMLGTRLIKAGKLDRVVVGGTDALSKFTINGFKSLMILSDEACAPFDAHRKGLNLGEGAAYLILESEAVAKREKRYIMAWVRGYGNANDAFHQTASSPTGDGAYMAMKEALKTANLNAADIDYINAHGTATMNNDLSESEALIRIFGDHLPSFSSTKSFTGHTLAAAGAVEAVFSVLALQEQTVFPNLNFSTAIAKTQLIPETRIQKKKIRNILSNSFGFGGNCTSLIFGTL; via the coding sequence TTGCCAAGCACAGGACAAAATAGAGAGACCCGGGCTGTTGCCATTACCGGAATGGGGATCATTTCGGCTATAGGCAATACCGTGGCAGAGAATTTAAGTGGTCTGCGTTCCTCCGCTTCCGGAATTGGAAATTTAGAACATATTACTACCAGCCATGCTTCCGAAATTAAGGTGGGTGAAGTAAAAATGACCAATGCGGAACTTGCTTCTATGTTACACCTTACAGAAGAACATAACTATACCCGAACCGCACTTTTAGGCGCGATCGCCGCCAAAGAAGCACTCCATAACAGTGGTGCCGATCTTAAAGACACATTAAGAACCGGCCTAATCTCTTCCACCACTGTGGGTGGAATGGATATGACCGAAAAATATTTTAAGGAATTCACCTCCCGCCCCGGAACCAGAAAATATATTAACAGTCATCTTGCCGGAGACAGTACGCAGAAAATAGCCGCCCAATTGGGCATCACCGGATTTGTAACCACCGTTAGTACGGCCTGTTCTTCTGCTGCAAATGCCATCATGCTGGGTACCCGATTAATTAAAGCCGGAAAATTAGACAGGGTGGTAGTTGGGGGAACCGATGCGCTGTCAAAATTTACCATAAATGGATTTAAATCGCTTATGATCTTGAGCGACGAGGCTTGTGCACCCTTTGATGCCCACCGAAAAGGGTTAAACCTGGGGGAAGGAGCAGCATATTTAATACTGGAATCTGAAGCCGTAGCTAAACGTGAGAAACGATATATTATGGCATGGGTTAGGGGCTATGGCAATGCAAATGATGCTTTCCATCAAACTGCATCGTCGCCAACGGGAGATGGAGCTTATATGGCAATGAAAGAGGCCTTGAAGACAGCAAATCTCAATGCCGCCGATATTGACTACATCAATGCCCACGGCACCGCAACTATGAACAACGATCTGTCGGAAAGTGAAGCATTAATACGAATATTTGGAGATCACCTTCCCTCTTTCAGCAGCACAAAATCGTTTACAGGGCATACGTTGGCAGCCGCAGGGGCTGTCGAAGCAGTATTTTCAGTGTTGGCACTTCAGGAACAAACCGTATTCCCGAATTTGAATTTTTCCACGGCGATCGCCAAGACGCAACTGATACCCGAAACCCGTATTCAGAAAAAGAAAATACGTAATATACTGTCCAATTCCTTCGGCTTTGGAGGCAATTGTACGTCACTTATCTTCGGTACATTATGA
- a CDS encoding beta-ketoacyl synthase chain length factor gives MKRCFIHSAVAISAQDTFYTEDFLNHAQGVSSSFANAIHPDYKKLISPVAARRMATGVKMGVVAAKEALREACITEPEAILLGTGLGCIEDTEKFLNTIISNNEEYISPSAFIESTHNTVGARIALGMNCNSYNTTYVHGSASFESALIDAQLMVCLENKKNVLVGGVDELGKEFINYMSMLEASEKQGITVPFGEGASFFILSSEDSEEGIELIAVELYEVIPEVAIAKKTEAFLNRNGLSSNDVDAFISGHNGDAFDRYYQTLANSLFAEVPQLSYKHLSGEHYTASGFGFWAGYRILKEQHIPQALIGSKAPERPVKTILLYNQIKGRSHSFILLSQC, from the coding sequence ATGAAAAGATGCTTTATCCATAGCGCTGTTGCCATTTCTGCTCAGGACACTTTTTACACCGAAGATTTTCTGAATCATGCTCAAGGAGTTTCGTCCTCATTCGCAAATGCTATACATCCCGATTATAAAAAACTGATCTCCCCAGTTGCTGCCCGCAGAATGGCCACCGGAGTAAAAATGGGCGTTGTTGCCGCCAAAGAAGCACTACGTGAGGCATGTATAACCGAACCAGAAGCAATACTACTTGGCACAGGTCTGGGATGTATAGAAGACACCGAGAAATTTCTAAATACCATTATCTCTAACAACGAGGAATATATAAGTCCGTCGGCATTTATTGAATCCACACACAATACTGTTGGTGCGCGTATCGCCTTAGGTATGAATTGCAATTCTTATAACACGACCTATGTTCATGGGTCGGCTTCCTTTGAGTCTGCCCTTATTGATGCGCAACTAATGGTATGTCTGGAAAATAAAAAGAATGTTTTGGTGGGAGGAGTTGACGAACTTGGCAAGGAATTTATTAATTATATGAGTATGCTCGAAGCTTCGGAAAAACAAGGAATTACTGTTCCTTTTGGGGAAGGGGCGTCTTTTTTTATATTGTCTTCGGAAGACTCCGAAGAGGGTATAGAATTAATCGCTGTGGAGTTATATGAAGTGATACCTGAAGTAGCTATTGCAAAGAAGACTGAAGCGTTTTTAAATCGAAACGGTTTATCTTCTAACGACGTTGATGCATTTATTTCGGGCCACAATGGAGACGCTTTTGACCGATATTACCAAACCCTTGCGAATTCTCTTTTTGCCGAAGTACCTCAGCTATCGTATAAGCATTTGAGCGGGGAACATTATACCGCATCCGGATTTGGATTTTGGGCGGGATATAGAATTCTGAAGGAACAGCACATCCCTCAGGCACTTATTGGGAGTAAAGCTCCTGAACGACCCGTTAAAACGATATTGTTGTACAATCAGATTAAGGGAAGGAGTCATAGTTTTATTCTACTTTCCCAATGCTAA
- a CDS encoding polysaccharide deacetylase family protein: MLKFKNISVLFLLFLAVMVWIGMANDLPIWVYFIPVLIWLWIVMIGSFSLSWNFHLKAFTGLKRYSKMEVAITFDDGPHGQYTPEVLELLKKYDAKATFFLIGKQVQKHPELVKKMSTSGYAIGNHSFSHTPAISFSSTKTWMSEIEQTDSIIEKITGSQPAIFRPPYGVTTPHLAKAIKRTGHKVIGWNVRSYDTAINDAELIKKRVINRVKPGSIILFHDTQANTVEVLEHLLLFLQQNRYKTVLIKDFLNE, translated from the coding sequence ATGCTAAAATTTAAAAATATATCTGTCCTTTTCCTGCTTTTCCTTGCTGTAATGGTCTGGATAGGGATGGCAAATGATTTGCCCATATGGGTTTATTTTATTCCGGTCTTAATTTGGTTATGGATCGTAATGATAGGATCCTTTAGTTTGAGCTGGAATTTTCACCTTAAAGCTTTTACGGGCCTGAAGCGGTACTCCAAAATGGAAGTTGCCATCACTTTCGATGACGGTCCGCACGGTCAATACACTCCCGAAGTGCTTGAGCTCTTAAAAAAATATGATGCCAAGGCCACATTTTTCCTCATTGGGAAGCAGGTACAAAAACACCCCGAACTGGTAAAAAAAATGAGTACTTCAGGGTATGCAATAGGAAATCATTCTTTTTCACATACACCCGCGATTAGCTTTAGCAGTACGAAGACCTGGATGTCAGAAATAGAACAAACCGATAGCATCATAGAAAAAATAACCGGTTCTCAACCTGCTATTTTTCGTCCTCCTTATGGGGTCACCACGCCACATCTGGCCAAAGCGATTAAACGAACAGGACATAAGGTAATAGGGTGGAATGTACGATCTTATGATACTGCCATAAACGATGCTGAACTTATAAAAAAGCGGGTGATCAACCGTGTAAAGCCGGGCAGTATTATCCTTTTTCATGATACCCAGGCAAACACTGTAGAGGTTTTGGAACATTTGTTGCTATTTTTGCAACAAAACCGATATAAAACGGTTTTGATAAAGGACTTTTTGAATGAATAA
- a CDS encoding LolA family protein yields MNKTIKIFSLILLFTLTQITLGQELTTSQQNELKSKVKLAAQNTKTIVSDFEQVKHMEVMESDIPSNGKLVFKSPNLIRWEYVTPYKSTVVFKEDKLFVSQDGKKDAYDLSSNKMFRSLNSLIVGSLNGDMFDNSKFEITYFTDAVGYRVVFVPKEKKILKFIGSFQLKFDKEKGEVLEVKLNEPNGDYTRITFQNKKLNSAVSEQEFKL; encoded by the coding sequence ATGAATAAAACGATTAAAATATTCTCGCTCATTCTTCTCTTCACACTTACTCAAATCACTCTGGGGCAGGAACTAACCACTTCACAACAGAACGAGTTGAAATCGAAGGTGAAGCTGGCAGCACAAAACACCAAAACTATTGTGAGTGACTTCGAACAGGTGAAGCATATGGAAGTTATGGAAAGCGACATTCCGTCCAATGGGAAATTAGTTTTTAAAAGTCCAAATCTTATTCGGTGGGAATATGTGACTCCCTACAAAAGTACTGTGGTTTTTAAAGAGGATAAGCTGTTTGTGAGTCAGGATGGTAAAAAGGATGCTTACGATCTCAGTTCAAATAAAATGTTCCGTTCACTTAATTCACTTATCGTAGGAAGTCTGAACGGTGATATGTTCGACAATTCGAAATTTGAGATCACCTATTTTACCGATGCGGTTGGTTATAGGGTAGTGTTTGTTCCAAAGGAAAAGAAAATACTGAAGTTTATTGGCTCTTTTCAGCTGAAATTCGATAAAGAAAAAGGAGAAGTTCTGGAAGTAAAGCTGAATGAACCCAACGGCGATTATACTCGAATCACCTTTCAGAATAAAAAACTGAACTCGGCCGTTTCCGAACAAGAATTTAAACTTTAG
- a CDS encoding 3-hydroxyacyl-ACP dehydratase yields MSFQNFYRVLEEKNTVDNAMVYTIQLNKAHDIFRGHFPGKPVTPGVAMLQIIKDLTEGHTGKSLFMQEVKDVKFLSVVDPMIEPMLLFSLRMVREANIITVKNNTSTPDATPVLKCNVTFVEE; encoded by the coding sequence ATGTCCTTTCAGAATTTTTATCGGGTTCTTGAGGAGAAAAATACTGTAGACAATGCCATGGTGTATACCATTCAATTAAATAAAGCACATGATATTTTCAGGGGACACTTTCCGGGAAAACCCGTAACTCCGGGTGTCGCTATGCTTCAGATTATTAAAGATCTTACCGAAGGTCACACGGGCAAATCGCTTTTTATGCAGGAAGTGAAGGATGTAAAATTTCTTTCGGTTGTCGACCCTATGATCGAGCCGATGCTGCTATTTTCACTTCGGATGGTTCGGGAAGCCAATATAATAACAGTTAAAAACAATACTTCCACACCGGATGCGACCCCAGTATTAAAATGTAATGTTACTTTTGTAGAAGAATAA
- a CDS encoding DUF2062 domain-containing protein has protein sequence MKQLKCCVVIPTYNNNKTLKKVLDGVLEYTSDIVLVNDGSTDNTLHILEKYPQIEQIHIPKNKGKGNALKLGFKYAVGLGYDYAITLDSDGQHFPSDIPVFIEELVKSDNKNMLLIGDRNMNEADVLARSRKGNRVSTYWVKAVTGLDLKDSQSGFRLYPIKALDKIRFFRNTKKFEFEVEVIVKAHWSDIEVKNVPINILYDQSERVSHFRPFMDIARIVVLIIWFLLVKLFYIIPRNFIRRLKKKGIKRFFLEDFLRNGDSPRKKALSIALGVFIGLSPLWGFHTIIVIFLAILLKLNKVIAFAFSNISLPPFIPFVLLLSLQTGNLVLGQDTYVAKEDLIADFDLLSHLEAYLIGSITLSVTAAVVSGVIGYLVLSVLQPKKIIANG, from the coding sequence ATGAAACAGCTTAAATGCTGTGTGGTCATTCCTACCTATAACAACAACAAAACGCTTAAAAAAGTGTTGGATGGGGTGCTGGAGTATACTTCAGATATTGTACTTGTCAATGATGGCTCTACCGACAATACCCTTCATATCCTTGAGAAGTATCCGCAAATAGAACAAATCCATATTCCGAAGAACAAAGGCAAGGGGAATGCACTCAAACTCGGATTTAAATACGCAGTAGGGCTTGGTTATGATTATGCAATAACTCTCGATAGCGACGGGCAGCATTTTCCCTCAGATATTCCCGTATTTATTGAGGAGCTAGTTAAATCTGACAATAAGAATATGTTGCTTATTGGAGACCGAAACATGAATGAAGCCGATGTTCTCGCTCGTAGCCGTAAGGGAAACCGGGTATCCACGTATTGGGTGAAGGCGGTAACAGGTCTCGACCTCAAGGATTCTCAATCGGGGTTTAGGTTATATCCAATAAAGGCTTTAGACAAAATTCGATTTTTCAGAAATACCAAAAAATTTGAGTTTGAAGTTGAGGTAATTGTAAAAGCGCATTGGTCTGATATCGAAGTGAAGAACGTTCCTATCAATATCCTATACGATCAAAGTGAGCGGGTGTCACATTTCAGACCGTTTATGGACATTGCGCGGATCGTCGTCCTAATCATTTGGTTCTTATTGGTAAAGCTTTTTTATATCATTCCGCGGAATTTTATTCGCCGACTAAAAAAAAAAGGCATAAAGCGATTTTTTCTTGAAGACTTTTTGAGAAATGGCGATTCCCCCAGAAAAAAGGCACTCTCAATTGCGCTCGGGGTATTTATCGGCCTATCACCGCTTTGGGGTTTTCACACCATTATTGTGATTTTTCTTGCGATCCTGTTGAAATTGAACAAAGTAATCGCTTTCGCTTTTTCGAATATTAGCTTGCCGCCGTTTATCCCGTTTGTGCTGTTGTTGAGTCTTCAGACAGGAAATCTCGTTTTGGGGCAGGATACTTATGTCGCCAAAGAGGATCTTATTGCAGATTTTGATCTTCTTAGTCATTTGGAAGCTTATCTCATTGGTAGTATAACTTTGTCGGTGACTGCAGCTGTGGTTTCGGGAGTTATCGGATATCTGGTGCTGAGTGTTCTTCAGCCTAAAAAGATAATAGCAAATGGATAG